The Acidobacteriaceae bacterium nucleotide sequence GGATGACCGAGAAGCAGATGGGCGTTTCGAAGACTGGCCGAGTTGTGGGTTTGCGGGTAACGGCGACCGCGTTTTTGCTGAGCTGTGTCACAGCCGCTGCCGCAGCGCAGACGGCACAGCCACGTTATCCCGGGCCGGGAACGCAGTTTCCCATGGCTCCGCAGTTGCAACTGCCGAAGATGCCGACTCCCACCGCCATCACGCCGAACGGCGAGGTGGTGGAAGACGTTATCGCGCGTGTGAATGATCGCATCATCACGCGTACGGAGTACCTGCGCTCGCAGCAGAGCCTGTTGCAGGAGGCCCAGCAGCAAAACCTCTCGCCGTCTGATTACTCTGACCGCGAGAAAAATCTGTTGCGCGACATGATCGACCAGCAGCTTTTGATCTCGAAGGCGAAGGAACTCGGCATCACCGGTGATGCTGAGACGCTGCGTCAGCTCGACGAAATTCGTAAGCAGAATCACCTGGATTCGATGGAAGCACTGCAGAAGGCCGCCGAGCAGCAGGGCGTGTCTTTCGAAGATTTCAAGCAGGGAATCAAGGACCGCATCATCACGCAGAGCGTGGTGCGCGAAGAGGTCGGCCGCTCCATCCGCATGACGCATGGGCAGGAAGAGACCTATTACAACGCGCATAAGGAAGACTTCCGCGTTCCTGAGCAGATCCACCTCAGCGAAATCCTGATCCCCACGCCGGATAACGCGACAGACGCTCAGTTGGTTGCGGCAGAGAAGAAGGCTGACGATGCCGCAGCGCAGTTGAAGGCTGGAACAAAGTTTGCAGACCTCGCCAAAAAGGTCTCCGGTGGACCCACAGCTTCGGCTGGCGGCGATCTCGGCGACTTCAAGCGTGGTTCGCTGGGTGACGTGCTGGAAAAGGCTACCTTTAGCCTTCCCGCAGGCGGCACCACCGCACCGATCCGTACCCGCCAGGGCTACGTAATTCTCCACGTTGACTCGCATCAGGAGTCTGGCATTCCTCCGCTCAGTGCCGTGGAGCAGGATGTGCAGAGCGCAATTTACATGAACGCTTTGCAGCCCGCGCTGCGCGCTTATCTGACGAAGGCTCGCGACGAGGCGTACCTCGACATCAAGCCGGGCTTTGTGGATACCGGTTCGGACCGCAAGGAATCGAAGCCCACCTTCACGGCGTACGCTCCTCCCGCGCCGAAGAAGAAGGCGATCGCCAAGCAGCGTCTTGAGCAGAAGAAGCAGGAAGAAGCTGCTGCAGCGCTTGCCGCTTCCCGCGAGAAGGTTCGCGAAAAGCAGGAAATGAAGGCTGCGGAGCAGGCCCGCAAGGCTGGCGCGAAGGATGTCGCCATGCCGGTAAAGCATAAGAAAACGAAGCGTGAGAAGGTGCGTTACGGTCAGGCTCCGCGCAACGCTCTTCCGGCGATGGGCGTGGCAACGATCGAGGAAAATACTCCGTTGACCGGCCAGGCGCCGGGTGTGGCAATGGCTCCGACGCAGGCCACCACCGTGATGACGACCGGAACGGGAACGGACGTCAACGACGATCCGCTCGCGCAGCAGAAAACGACCGACCGCAAGTCGCGCTACTCTGACCGAGAACGTCAGGCAGAGGAAGAGCGCCTGGAGAACAAGGCCAAGCACACGAAGGTTCGTGCGAACAAGCACTCGCAGCAGGCGACCAAGCAGGAAGCTGCCGACGAAACCTACCGCCAGAAGGCCCTCGGCCTGAACGGCGACACCAATAAGAAGAAGCAGAAGCGGAAGAAGGGCGATCCCAAGGAGCGCCTGACTGAAAAGCCAGCGAAGCAGGCCGAAGAGAACAAGCCTGTGGTCGTTGACCAGACGGTAAATCCGACGCTGACCGCTCCGGCTGTGCAGTCCAAGCCGTCGGCAGACAAGACCACCCTGCCGCCGACCTACCAGCCTGCTCCGGGAGCATCGCCTGCCGGTCAGCCGATTCCCAAGACGACCTCGGCTGATCCCAACGCACCTGCTACGACACCTGTTCCCCCGCAGTAAGGGAAGCAGCCCAAGCCAACGAGAACGGCCCGCGCAAGCGGGCCGTTCTCGTTGGCGTATAAGGCCCCGCCACACTCCCGCAAATCCCTTCGCGTCGAAGCTTCTCTCACCCCATACCGCGAACCTCACACCGCACAGCAGCGAGCCGTACAATAAGCCTGCCCATGAAAGAGTTTTACGTCAGCGACGCCGCCCGTTTTGAGAACCAGAGCATCACCACCTACTTCGCCCTCGCCGCGCTAAGCCAGCGTGAGCGCAAGGGAACCGGCGGCACATACCTCGCGCTGACGCTCGCCGACAAAACCGGCTCGCTCGAAGCTCGCATGTGGGACGACTTCGCCGACGCCCTCAACGAGTGTGCCGAGGGCTGCTACGTCAAGGTGCAGGGACAGATCTCGAAGTATCAGGGCAAGTTTCAGATCACGCTCCAGAAGATGCGCTTCGCCGCCGACTCCGAAGTCGACTCCGCAGACTTCGTCCCGACCACTCAGTACGACATCCCCGAGATGGACGCGGAGTTGCGCGGCATCGTCAGCCGCTTCACCAACCCACACCTGCAGCGCCTCGTCCTCAGCTTTCTCAACGATCCCGAGATCGGCCCGAAGTTCGTCGTCGCTCCGGCCGCCAAGCGGCTGCACCACGCCTGGATCGGCGGCCTCCTCGAGCACGTCCTGCACCTTGTCCGCGTCTGCCTCGCCACCGCGCCGTTCTACCCCGAGGTCGACCCCGATCTGCTCGTCACCGGAGCGATCCTCCACGACATGGGCAAGATCCGCGAGCTGAGCTGGAAGTCGAGCTTCGGCTATACGCTCGAAGGCCAGCTCATCGGACACATCTCCATCGGCGTCGGCATGATCGGCGAAAAGATCGCGCAGTTGAACGCAGAGCCCGGTGCGGAGCCCTTCCCGCCACGCCTGCGCGTCGTGCTCGAGCACATGATCCTCGCCCACCACGGCAAGCTTGAGTTCGGCTCTCCCAAGCTGCCCATGACCCCCGAGGCGATGCTTCTCTCCGCGCTCGACGACCTCGAGGCCAAGTTCCAGACCCTGCGCGGCGAGTTCGCCACAGCCCGAACCGCCGGCAAGAAGCCCGACGAAGTCACCGACTGGGTTCGCTCCATGGACCGCGCGCTCTTCGACTCCAGGACCTACCTCGCCGAAGAGAAGCCCGCCCCGCCGGCGCAGACCGTCGAGCTGGACGCAAAGGACGAAGACCCCGCCGCCACCGAAGAAGCCATCTTCGACACCCTTCCGTTCACCTTCGAATAGCGGCTTCCGCGAATCCGCTGCAAGGCTTTGGTCGATCAGCGGAAACTCTGCCCCTCCGCGCCGGTATAATCAACTGGTTATGCTCAGGTTTTCTACAGCAGGGGAAAGTCACGGCGAAGCGCTCGTGGCTCTGGTGAGTGGTCTTCCCGCCGGTGTGCCGGTGGCTCAGGAGTACTTGAATCGCGAACTCTGGCGTCGTCAGCAGGGCTACGGCCGCGGCGGGCGTATGCGCATCGAGAAGGACACCGCGCACATTCTCTCCGGAGTTCGCCACGGCAAGACGATCGGTTCGCCGGTCGCCATGACCCTGGCCAACAACGATTGGAAGAACTGGGAAGAGATTCTGCCGGTCGGCGAAGGCGATGCAGAGAAGCACAAAGCCGTCGCAAGCCCGCGCCCCGGCCACGCCGATCTCGCTGGAGCCCTGAAGTATGACTTCAGGGATGCCCGCTATGTGCTTGAAAGAGCGAGCGCTAGGGAATCTGCCGCACGCGTGGCCTGTGGCGCTCTGGCGCAGATGCTTCTGCTCGAACTCGGCATCGAAGTCGCCTCGCACGTCGTCCGCGTCGGCACGGCCGAGCTTGGACGCGAGGCCAGCTTCGACGAAATCCGCACCATCCGCAGCCGCGAAGACGTGCTCCTCGCCTGCGTTGACCCCGATGCCGAGGCCCGTATGAAGGCCGAGGTGGACTCCGCGCTCCGCACCGGCGACACGATCGGCGGTATCTTCGAAGTCGTCGTGCACGGTCTGCCTCCGGGCGTTGGCACGCACGTCAACTGGGACGAGCGCCTCGACGGCCTGCTCGCGCAGGCGCTGATGAGCCTGCAAGCGGTGAAGGCGGTCGAACTCGGCCGCGGCGTCACCGCCGCCAGCACTCCCGGCTCGCAGGTCCACGACGCAATCGGCTACGCTGCCGAGGGCGAAGGCGACGGTTTCACCAAGTTCACCCGCGAAAAGAACAACGCGGGCGGCATAGAGGGTGGCATCTCGAATGGGCAGGATCTCGTCGTTCGCGGCTACCTGAAGCCCATTTCGACGCTCCGCCGTCCGTTGCCCAGCGTCTCCTTCGAAACCCGCGAGGGTACCAAGGCAGCCTACGAACGGTCCGATGTCTGTGTCGTTCCTGCAGCCGGTGTTGCGGGCGAAGCGATGGTCGCGCTCACGGTGGCGCGCCTGGTGATCGATAAGTTTGGCGGCGACAGCCTGCGCGAGTTGAAGCGCAACTTCGACAGCTACAAAGAACAGATTCGGGCTTACTAGTCATGAGCGAACGCACCCCCCACGTCCCCAAACCGGGCGTGAAGATCCACGAAGTCGTGAAGTATCCGGAACCCGTCCTGATGGCTGAGGCCGAGAAGGTGACGGAGTTTGGGCCGGAGCTTGCTCAGTTCGTCGAAGAGATGTTCGAGAGCATGTATGTGGCTGAAGGCATTGGCCTCGCTGCTCCGCAGATCGCCGTGCCGAAGCAGATTGCGGTCATCGATGTCTCCTTCAAGGAGCGCCCCAAGGACAAGGTGGTTCTCATCAACCCGGAGATCATCGTCCGCGAGGGCAAGACGTACCTCGAAGAAGGCTGCCTGAGCCTGCCGGACATCCACGAGAAGGTGCACCGCGCCGCCCGTGTCGTCGTCCGCGCCCAGGACGTTAAGGGCGAGTTCTTCGAGATCGAGGGAGAAGAACTGCTCTCCCGTGCGCTCCAGCATGAGATTGACCACCTGCACGGCATCCTGTTCATCGACCACATCAGCCGCTTGAAGCGCGACTTGGTGCTGCGCCGTATCCGCAAGCTGCAACGCACCGGCGACTGGTAAGGAGAACGCGGCATGAAGCTCGTATTCTGCGGAACGCCGCACTTTGCTGTCCCCAGCCTGAAGGCTGTGCTCGACGCCGGGCATGAGGTGGCGCTGGTTCTCACCCAGCCCGACCGCCCTGCCGGTCGCGGCATGGAACTGCGCCCGTCCCCGGTAAAGCAGTTTGCCGAGGCCGCCGGTCTGCCCATCCTGCAGCCGGAGAAGATCAAGAACAACCTGGAGCTTCGCGAGCGGCTTGAGGCCATCGCGCCGGACGCGATCTGCGTCGTCGCCTACGGCCGCATCATCCCGTTGTGGATGCTCACGCTGCCACGCTTCGGCAACATCAACGTCCACGGCTCGCTTCTGCCGAAGTACCGCGGCGCGGCCCCCATCCAATGGGCGGTAGCGAACGGCGAGGCCGAAACCGGCGTCACCACCATGCTGCTGAACGAGGGGCTGGACACCGGCGACACGCTGCTCGAGAAGCGTCTGACGATTGCACCGGAAGCGACCTCTGCCGACCTTTTTGCACAGCTTGCCGAGATCGGTGCCGAGGCCCTTGTGGAAACGCTGGCAGGGCTGGAAGACGGCTCGCTGCAGGCCACCCCGCAGGATCACTCTCTGGCTACATTGGCCCCCATCATCTCCCGGGAAGACGGTCGAGTGGATCCACAACAGCAAAGCGCACTGGATATCCACAATCGCTGGCGCGGCTTCCAGCCATGGCCCGGCGTATACGCCTCGCTTCGAGGTAAGCGTTTTATTTTGAACTCGTTGCGGATGGAACCTGAAGTTGAAGTTCCGGCTTCGGAGTTGCTTTTTAGCGGTGGAAAACTTCTACTCGGTACTGTGGATCGCTCTGCGCTGGAGCTGGTTGAAGTGCAGCTTGAAGGTAAGCCCCGCATGCCGGGAGCACAGTTTGCAAAGGACTTCCAGGTGAAGTCGGGTGAACGCATTGGCTGAGCCGCGTCGTTATAAATATCGGAGAATTCCACAGGAAGCCAAGCCCGTGAGCCCGGCCCGTTGGGCAGCGTTTCAGGTGCTCGAAAAGCTCGCCACCTCGGACGCCCACTCGGACGATCTGCTGCACGGGCCGCTCCTTGCCGGGCTCTCGCAGCAGGACACGGCGCTGGCCCACACGCTGGTCATGGGAACGCTGCGCTGGCAGCTCTCGCTCGAAGATCGGCTGCTCACGCTGCTCACGCGGCCCGACTCGCACCTGCCCAGTCAGGTGGAGAACGCTCTCCGGCTGGGAGCGTTTCAGCTCCTGCATCTGGATCGGATTCCGGCCCACGCGGCTCTCAGCGAGAGCGTAGAACTGGTCCGGGCGGCGGGGCATCCCGGCGCCGCGGGGCTGGTGAATGCAATTCTGAGAAAGCTTTCCGTCAATACAAATCCGGCCCGCAAGCCACTGGTGGAGTCCGCCGACGGCCTCGCGAAACGGCTCGGACATCCGCAGTGGCTCGTTCGTCGCTGGGTGAAAGCGTACGGTCAGTCAGCCGCCGAGGCTATCTGCACTTATGATCTGACGGAGCCGACCGGCGGAGAGCTCTTCGCCGATGCCACCGCCTTTCGCATGGACGACGGTTCGCGGCTGGTCGCCGAACTGGCGGCTGCGGCAAAGCCGGACGCCGCCACGGTCTGGGACACCTGCGCCGCTCCCGGCGGAAAGACTTCTGTGCTCGCGGCTCGTTTGCCGGAGGCCAAAGTGCTGGCGACCGACGTCAGCCCGAAGCGTTTGCATCGGATGGCCCAGCGGTTTGAGATGGAACTCCCCGGCCGCATTCGCACCCTCGGCGTGGACGCCGGTAGGCTTTCGGAAGAGGAAGGTCCGTTCGACCTGATTCTGTGCGACGTGCCATGCTCGGGAACGGGGACGATGGCCCGTAACCCGGAGATCAAGGTTCGTCTGGAGCCGGAAGATCTGGAGCGGCAGACGAAGCGCCAGCTCGAAATCGCGCAGGCCGCATTGGCCCGGCTCGCACCCGGGGGCCGACTCGTTTACTCCACCTGCTCGCTGGAGCCCGAAGAGAATGAGGACATTGTGCGCTCTCTAAAGGGTGCCAAGGTCGTTCCTGTGGCTGAAGCGCTGGATCGCCTTCACCTCGCGGACACCGCTCCGCTGGTTCGCGGAGAGTTCCTGCGGACGCTCCCCGGAGTGCAGTTTGCGGGCGACGGCTTCTTCGCCGCGATCCTCGAACGGGCCTAGCGCAGAACGCTTTCGACGTAGTGCGTCAGCAGGTCGCGGTAGGTTTTTGCAACCTGCTCATGGTCTGCCGGAAGCAGTTCGCCGAGCAGGTGCATGAGTCCGCGGAGAAGCTGGATGGTGACATTTCCGGCTAAAAACGCCTCTTGTTCGCTCAGGCTGGGCTTGTGGGAGCGGAACGCTGCGGCGACCGCGTTCCGCAGGCTGCGCCGTGCTTCCGGGGTTCCACGGAAGCGAATCGGACTGCTCACCAGCGTCAGAAATGCAGGGCGCTGGCGCACGAACTCGATTACCGTTTCGATGAAAAACTCAGCAAATTCATGGTTTTTCAGCTTTGGAGCTTGCTCCAGGAGCGGCTGCCACATCTGTTCAAGCTCGGTGCCGTACTGGCTGAGAAGGGCGACGACGACGGAGCGTTTATCCGGAAAGTAGTGATAAAGGCCGCCGATGGAGAGGTCTGCGCGGTACGCAATCTCCGTCATGGTCAGGGCGTCGACGCCGTTTTCAAGAATCAACTTCGCCGAAACCTCGAAAATCGCCTCCAAAGTGCGCTCGGAGCGAGGCTGTTTTGGAGCGCGGCGGACGGGTTTTGACGAAACCGAGGGCATCCTCGTATTCTAGGGATAGATAAACCGAGGGTCTGCTCGGTTTCGTGAATTGGAGCGAAATTATGGTTTTGGATGCGAAGAAAACAGCACTCGTGGCGATTGACCTGCAGAATGGCATCGTTGGGCGGAGTCCGCAGCCTCACCCGGCCGCGGACGTGATGGCGATGACGTCGCAGATTGCTGAGGCGCTGCGCGCCAAGGGCGGGACGGTGGTCTACGTTCGTGTGGACTTCAACGACATGCTGAGCCTGCCGGTGGACACTCCGATGGTGCTGCCTCCTGGGCCGCTGCCCGTGGAGTTGATGGAGTTCGCTCCGGCTTCGGGGTATCAGGAGAGCGATCTGATGGTGACGAAGCGTCACTTCGGAGCGTTTGCGAAGACGGGTCTGGAAGAGATGCTGCGCGAGCGTGGCGTGGAGACGGTGGTGCTGACGGGCATCTCGACGAACATTGGCGTGGAGTCGACGTTACGGCAGGGAACGGGGCTGGGTTTTGGCTTTGTGGTGGTGGAGGATGCGTGCTCGGCGCTGACGGCGGCAGAGCATGAGGCTTCGGTGAAGGGCATCTTTCTTCGTCTGTCGCATGTTCGCTCGACGGATGAGGTCCTTGCGGCTATTGGCTAAGGCTGGCTCCAGTCTGGAAAAGCTGCCACCGGGGATCTGGAAGGTTGCCCTGGTGGCGGTGCTGGGCTCGTTCATGGCGCAGCTTGATGCGACGGTTGTGAACGTCTCGCTGTCGAGTCTGGCGGTGGAGCTGCACAGCGCTCTCGAGCATATTCAGTGGGTGACGAGCGGCTATCTGCTGGCGCTGGCGCTGCTGTTGCCGCTGAGCGGATGGCTGGTCGACCGCTTTGGCGCGAGGGTGGTGTACCTGGGGTGCTTTGTCAGCTTCACCCTTACCTCGGCGATGTGCGGGCTGGCGTGGTCAGCGAACTCGCTGATTGCGTTTCGCGTTCTGCAGGGCATGAGCGGCGGGTTGCTGGCTCCGATGGCACAGCTCACGATGGCGCGGGTGGCGGGCAAGCACATGGCGCGGGTCTTCGGATATGCGGCGCTGCCGGTGCTGCTTGGGCCGGTGGTGGGGCCGGTGCTGGCGGGGGCGATTCTGGCCCATGCGTCATGGCGCTGGCTGTTTCTGGTGAACGTTCCGTTCAGCTTGTTCGCGCTGGTGTGGTCGTGGTTTGTGCTGCCGAAGGACGGACCTGCGGAGCATCGCCGGGAGTTTGATCTGGTGGGTTTTGCGTTGCTGGCCCCGGCGCTGGTGACGTTCCTCTATGGTGCGGACCACTTGCGCGGCGGGTATGGCGGTCTGGTGTTGCTGGGGAGCTTTGTTCTGCTTGCGATCTTTGTGCGGCACGCTCTGAAGCTGGGGGACCATGCCATTGTCGACCTACAGGTGTTTCGCGGGAGCTTTCGCGTTTCGGCACTGACGCAGTTTCTGTCGAACGGCATTGCGTTCGCGGGGCAGTTGCTGGTGCCGTATTACCTGGTGCGGGCGTGTGGCGAGTCGGTGGTGACGACGGGCTGGCTGATGGCTCCGCTGGGTCTGGGAATGATGCTGGTGTACCCGCAGGTGGGTGGCTTTACGGAGCGGTTTGGCGTGCGCCGAACCGCTGTGACGGGTTCGCTGCTGGCGCTATTTGGCTCTATGGTGCTGGTGGGAACGGTGGCGCATGGGCTGAGTCTTCCGGTACTTGAGGTTGCGCTGTTTGTACGCGGCATGGGGATGAGCTGCGTCAGTATTCCATCGCTTTCTTCGGCGTATATCTCGGTGGACCGCCGGACGTTGCCGATGGCGACGACCGCAATGAACATTGTGCAGCGACTGGGTGGGCCAGCGTGGACGACGGTTGTGGCGACGTTCCTGGCGTGGAGGCTCGATGTCTCCGCAGGGAGCCATGCCCCTGCGACGCGCGGGTTTCTGGAGGCGTTTGCCTTCCTTGCCGTGATTCACCTGGCGCAGCTTCTTACCGCGATGCGTCTGCCGATTCTTCTGCACAGCGCGACCGAAGTGGAAGCTGTCGCGAGCTAAGACGTAGAAGCCGTTGCGAGTGAATTAGTGGGTGGCTGGCTTTGCCGGGGCTGCGGGTTTTGCCGGAACGGGGACGGTCACGGTTTTGCCGGTGGCGGGAGCTGCTGCCGTTGCTGCAGGAGTGACGATGACAGGAGCGGCCACGGCTTCGACGACGTGCGCGAAGGTCAGCTTGACGGTGTCTCCGCGGTTGGCGCGATAGCCTGCTGCCGGAGTCTGCACGAGGACAGGCCCTGATGGGCCGGAGGCTTGTGCGGGTTGGCTGACGGCTGCCTGTGCCGGGCGTGCGATCGGCTCGCCGCTGGCGTCGAGGATGGTTCCGTTCGGGCCGGTGTGGGCCCCGGGGGGCAGGGAGCTGGATGCTGAGATGGTGCTGGTGGTCTGGCCGAGCCAGGCGGTCTTGAGGCCGAGCGAGGCTGCCGCCCTGTTGGCCGCGGGGTAGCTCATGCCGAGGAAGCTGGGGAGGACGAAGGCCCCATCGGCTCCTGCGCCGGAGCTGCTGACGAGCAGGGAGACGCGGGGCTGATCGACGCCTGCGTCGGGTGGCGGCGTCTGGGCGACGACGATATCGGGGTCGCCGGGAGCTTCGATGTGGGCGATGGTGCCGAGGTCGAGCGAGGCGCGGCGCAACGTCATGGTCGCGGCGCGCATGGGCTGGGCGCTGACGTCAGGGATAGTGACCTGCTGCGGGCCGAGCGATTCTGTGACGCGAACCTGCCAGCCTTTGCGAACCTGCGCCCCTACAGCTGGCGCCTGCGAGAGGATGCGACCGGCGGGGACGGTGGTGGAGTAGAACTTGTTCTCGATGGTGAGGTCGAGGCCCGCGCGCAGGGCGGCGTCGGCGGCTTCTGAGACGGTGAGGCCGGAGAGGCTGGGGATGAGGGTGTCGCCGGTATGAAGCGCAAGGCGCAGCGTGATGCCGGCGGCGATCATCATGGTCGCCAGCATGGCGATAACGGTAAAGGCGATGCGGAAGAAACGCTTCATCGGACTCCGGTGACAAGGATAACGTGCGGGACGAGTTAGCGTTCGTTGTCGGTGGCAGGTTCGGGGTGGATGAAGACGCTGGTGATCTCGGGGTGGTCGTGGCGGAAGGCGGCTTCGAAGTCGGTGATGATGGCGTGGACGCGGTCCATGGGCATGGCGTCGGGCAAAGTGCAGTGGCAGGAGATCTGCAGGCCGGTGGCGGTGCCGGCGTGAGAGCGCGTGACGAGGATGTCGTGGACGTCGATGATTTCGCGGAACTCACGGGCGACGGTGCGGAGGTTGCGCTCGAGCGCGGCGGCGGGTGGGCTGGCGGCGGCCTGGTCGATCGTCGAAGGCTCACTTTCGATGTGCGTGAGCAGGGTGACGACCTCGGGGAGGTCGCGGCGGATGTTGGCTTCGAGGAGCGAGGCGATGTCGTGCGCTTCGCGCAGGCTCATGTGCTCGGGCACTTCGAGGTGCTGCTCGACGTGGAGGCCGCCGTCGTACTGCTGCACGGTGACGTCGTGAATCGAGAGGTTCGCGCGGGCGGCGACGGCGCGGATGCGATCGAAGACGGACTCCGAGACCGAGGCTGTGGCGAGGGTAGAGATGACGACGTCGGAGTCGGGGAGCAGCTTTTGCACGGTGGCTTCGGCGGCGAGGGTGACCTGCTCGGCGCGCTGGAAGGTGAGGGTGCGGGCGAGGCAGAGGGTGAGGTCGACGAAGTATTTTGGGCCGGAGCGGCGGACGCGGAGGCGGTCGACGGAGAGGACGTCAGGGATAGCCTGCAGGTTCTCGATGAGGTCGCGGTGGGTTTGCTCGCGGACTTCCTGGGGGGTGGCGTCGGTGAGGGAGTCGATGGTGGTGCGGGCGAGGCGGAAGGTGACGGAAAGGATGATGCAGGCGACGACGAGAGCGGCGACGGGGTCGGCGTAGTCGAGGGCCGGGATTCGGAGACGCTGGCCGAGGTAGGAGCAGGCGAGGCCGAGCATGACGGCCGAGGCAGCGTAGATGTCCGTGCCGAAGTGGATGGCGTCCGCTTCGAGGGCTTCTGAGCGGTGGGCCTGGGCGGCGCGATGCAGGGCGCGAGAGCGGGTGAGGTCGACGGCGATGGAGATGCCGAGGACGAGGAAGGGCCAGATGGAGAACTTGAGCGTGAGGTGCTCGTGACGGAGCAGGCGGTGCAGGGCCTCGTAGCCGATCCAGGCGCAGGAACCGAGCATGAGCAGGATTTCGACGGAGGCGGAGAGGTTTTCGAGCTTGCCGTGGCCGTAGTTGTGGTCCTCGTCGGCGGGACGGTCGGAGGCGCGGATGGCGAGCAGGGTGACGCCGCTGGCGATGAGGTCGATGCCGGAGTGTGCTGCCTCTGAAAACATGCCGAGCGAACCGGTGAGGACGCCGGTGACGAGTTTGAGCAGCGTGATGCCGAGGGCGGCGATCAGCGAAGAGAGCGCCGCGGCGCGCTTGGCTGTGCTGGCTTCGTTGGCAGGCGCGACGGGCATCGTGTTTGAGGATACCGCGAGGAGAGAGCGCGGTCTGAGGTGTTTCGGGGAAAGGCTTTGGAAAATTGGGGCTTGGTGAGGGAAAGCTTTGACAAGGAGTGCTGCGAGGGGGCGTGGAGTGCTTTAACGCGAGGTGCGCGAAGTTTGAGACGCGAAGTTCGCAAGGGATTGGGATGACAAGTGGAAGGGAGAAAGGTGAGGCGGGATTTGCGTTTGCGGGGGGATTGCCTGATTCTCTTGAGATGAAGACGAAACGGAGTGAGCTGGCCGAGGTGCGGGAAGAGCTGGCTGCAGCGATTGATCGGCAGCTACCGGGGGAAGGGGACCTTCCAATGGCGGTGCCGGGGCTGCATCTATACCGGCGACACTCGCCGGTGGTCGGGGCGTGCCAGGTGTATGAACCCGCGCTGGCCGTGGTGGCGCAGGGAGCGAAGGCTGTGGATGTGGGCAGCGAGTCGTTTGCGTTTGGCGAAGCGCGCTGGCTGCTGACGCCGATGCATGTTCCGGCGATGTCGCGGATTACGAAGGCTAGTGTGGCGCGGCCTTAT carries:
- a CDS encoding peptidylprolyl isomerase → MTEKQMGVSKTGRVVGLRVTATAFLLSCVTAAAAAQTAQPRYPGPGTQFPMAPQLQLPKMPTPTAITPNGEVVEDVIARVNDRIITRTEYLRSQQSLLQEAQQQNLSPSDYSDREKNLLRDMIDQQLLISKAKELGITGDAETLRQLDEIRKQNHLDSMEALQKAAEQQGVSFEDFKQGIKDRIITQSVVREEVGRSIRMTHGQEETYYNAHKEDFRVPEQIHLSEILIPTPDNATDAQLVAAEKKADDAAAQLKAGTKFADLAKKVSGGPTASAGGDLGDFKRGSLGDVLEKATFSLPAGGTTAPIRTRQGYVILHVDSHQESGIPPLSAVEQDVQSAIYMNALQPALRAYLTKARDEAYLDIKPGFVDTGSDRKESKPTFTAYAPPAPKKKAIAKQRLEQKKQEEAAAALAASREKVREKQEMKAAEQARKAGAKDVAMPVKHKKTKREKVRYGQAPRNALPAMGVATIEENTPLTGQAPGVAMAPTQATTVMTTGTGTDVNDDPLAQQKTTDRKSRYSDRERQAEEERLENKAKHTKVRANKHSQQATKQEAADETYRQKALGLNGDTNKKKQKRKKGDPKERLTEKPAKQAEENKPVVVDQTVNPTLTAPAVQSKPSADKTTLPPTYQPAPGASPAGQPIPKTTSADPNAPATTPVPPQ
- a CDS encoding OB-fold nucleic acid binding domain-containing protein, coding for MKEFYVSDAARFENQSITTYFALAALSQRERKGTGGTYLALTLADKTGSLEARMWDDFADALNECAEGCYVKVQGQISKYQGKFQITLQKMRFAADSEVDSADFVPTTQYDIPEMDAELRGIVSRFTNPHLQRLVLSFLNDPEIGPKFVVAPAAKRLHHAWIGGLLEHVLHLVRVCLATAPFYPEVDPDLLVTGAILHDMGKIRELSWKSSFGYTLEGQLIGHISIGVGMIGEKIAQLNAEPGAEPFPPRLRVVLEHMILAHHGKLEFGSPKLPMTPEAMLLSALDDLEAKFQTLRGEFATARTAGKKPDEVTDWVRSMDRALFDSRTYLAEEKPAPPAQTVELDAKDEDPAATEEAIFDTLPFTFE
- the aroC gene encoding chorismate synthase, which produces MLRFSTAGESHGEALVALVSGLPAGVPVAQEYLNRELWRRQQGYGRGGRMRIEKDTAHILSGVRHGKTIGSPVAMTLANNDWKNWEEILPVGEGDAEKHKAVASPRPGHADLAGALKYDFRDARYVLERASARESAARVACGALAQMLLLELGIEVASHVVRVGTAELGREASFDEIRTIRSREDVLLACVDPDAEARMKAEVDSALRTGDTIGGIFEVVVHGLPPGVGTHVNWDERLDGLLAQALMSLQAVKAVELGRGVTAASTPGSQVHDAIGYAAEGEGDGFTKFTREKNNAGGIEGGISNGQDLVVRGYLKPISTLRRPLPSVSFETREGTKAAYERSDVCVVPAAGVAGEAMVALTVARLVIDKFGGDSLRELKRNFDSYKEQIRAY
- the def gene encoding peptide deformylase, translated to MSERTPHVPKPGVKIHEVVKYPEPVLMAEAEKVTEFGPELAQFVEEMFESMYVAEGIGLAAPQIAVPKQIAVIDVSFKERPKDKVVLINPEIIVREGKTYLEEGCLSLPDIHEKVHRAARVVVRAQDVKGEFFEIEGEELLSRALQHEIDHLHGILFIDHISRLKRDLVLRRIRKLQRTGDW
- the fmt gene encoding methionyl-tRNA formyltransferase; its protein translation is MKLVFCGTPHFAVPSLKAVLDAGHEVALVLTQPDRPAGRGMELRPSPVKQFAEAAGLPILQPEKIKNNLELRERLEAIAPDAICVVAYGRIIPLWMLTLPRFGNINVHGSLLPKYRGAAPIQWAVANGEAETGVTTMLLNEGLDTGDTLLEKRLTIAPEATSADLFAQLAEIGAEALVETLAGLEDGSLQATPQDHSLATLAPIISREDGRVDPQQQSALDIHNRWRGFQPWPGVYASLRGKRFILNSLRMEPEVEVPASELLFSGGKLLLGTVDRSALELVEVQLEGKPRMPGAQFAKDFQVKSGERIG
- a CDS encoding transcription antitermination factor NusB, coding for MSPARWAAFQVLEKLATSDAHSDDLLHGPLLAGLSQQDTALAHTLVMGTLRWQLSLEDRLLTLLTRPDSHLPSQVENALRLGAFQLLHLDRIPAHAALSESVELVRAAGHPGAAGLVNAILRKLSVNTNPARKPLVESADGLAKRLGHPQWLVRRWVKAYGQSAAEAICTYDLTEPTGGELFADATAFRMDDGSRLVAELAAAAKPDAATVWDTCAAPGGKTSVLAARLPEAKVLATDVSPKRLHRMAQRFEMELPGRIRTLGVDAGRLSEEEGPFDLILCDVPCSGTGTMARNPEIKVRLEPEDLERQTKRQLEIAQAALARLAPGGRLVYSTCSLEPEENEDIVRSLKGAKVVPVAEALDRLHLADTAPLVRGEFLRTLPGVQFAGDGFFAAILERA
- a CDS encoding TetR/AcrR family transcriptional regulator produces the protein MPSVSSKPVRRAPKQPRSERTLEAIFEVSAKLILENGVDALTMTEIAYRADLSIGGLYHYFPDKRSVVVALLSQYGTELEQMWQPLLEQAPKLKNHEFAEFFIETVIEFVRQRPAFLTLVSSPIRFRGTPEARRSLRNAVAAAFRSHKPSLSEQEAFLAGNVTIQLLRGLMHLLGELLPADHEQVAKTYRDLLTHYVESVLR
- a CDS encoding isochorismatase family protein, which gives rise to MVLDAKKTALVAIDLQNGIVGRSPQPHPAADVMAMTSQIAEALRAKGGTVVYVRVDFNDMLSLPVDTPMVLPPGPLPVELMEFAPASGYQESDLMVTKRHFGAFAKTGLEEMLRERGVETVVLTGISTNIGVESTLRQGTGLGFGFVVVEDACSALTAAEHEASVKGIFLRLSHVRSTDEVLAAIG